A region of Polyodon spathula isolate WHYD16114869_AA chromosome 4, ASM1765450v1, whole genome shotgun sequence DNA encodes the following proteins:
- the stm gene encoding protein starmaker isoform X8, with protein sequence MLSRALLLVSALALLAGVFAAPIDDGSDKDDDLNVDTSIDNRDTTDLDNTDDSPDNHSTSGIADSSKEQSVKDTPGDADTSADTTDSTESATEDDATTSDNNSKDSDVDSTSSSESSPTDVDDSAGKPSEESIASEDKSSSESDSKSQDVDEDGKDSSSESDSKDAEKDTNSVSKSHSADVNEKEKDSSESDSKATEDKTSSESHSQSQDDEKESSEVDSKDAADDDKPSSDLQSDSKDTEEDSSSLESDSKDSHSDTVSSLETDSKDKDSDISSSAESDSKGGDDAEDEHDDKSSKDSEGGDKDDDEITETDSAETEKLDAVDDSDSDSNGAGDNDDTDQDQSTETDSYGDDHDSTTPNQAS encoded by the exons ATGTTATCCCG AGCTCTGTTGCTTGTTTCTGCTTTGGCATTGTTGGCGGGAGTTTTTGCTGCACCAATAGACG ATGGATCAGACAAAGATG ATGATTTGAATGTTGACACCTCCATTGATAACAGAGACACTACAG atctGGATAATACTGACGATTCCCCTGATAATCATA GTACCAGTGGCATTGCTGATTCTTCCAAAGAACAGAGCGTAAAGG ATACCCCTGGTGATGCTGACACCTCCGCTGACACCACAGACTCCACCG aatCTGCTACCGAGGATGATGCTACCACTTCTGATAATAATTCTAAAG attCTGACGTCGACAGTACCAGCAGCTCAGAGAGCAGTCCCACTG atgttGATGACAGTGCAGGTAAACCCAGTGAGGAAAGCATAG CTTCAGAAGATAAGTCCTCTTCAGAGTCAGACTCAAAATCGCAGG atGTTGATGAGGATGGAAAAGACTCCTCTTCTGAGAGTGATTCCAAAG aTGCTGAGAAAGACACCAATTCTGTTTCAAAGAGCCATTCCGCAG ATGTCAATGAGAAAGAAAAAGACTCTTCTGAAAGTGATTCTAAAG CTACAGAAGATAAGACCTCTTCAGAGTCACACTCCCAATCTCAGG atgatGAGAAGGAGTCTTCTGAAGTTGATTCCAAGG atGCTGCTGATGATGACAAGCCTTCCTCAGATTTACAGTCTGATTCGAAGG aTACAGAAGAAGATTCAAGCTCTTTAGAATCGGACTCAAAGG attcaCACAGCGATACTGTAAGCAGCTTAGAGACAGATTCGAAAG ATAAGGACAGTGATATCTCCAGCAGTGCGGAGAGTGATTCCAAAG GTGGGGATGATGCTGAAGACGAACACGATGATAAATCCTCTAAAGATTCTGAAG GTGGTGACAAAGATGATGATGAAATAACCGAGACTGATTCTGCAG AAACAGAGAAGTTAGATGCTGTTGATGATAGTGACTCTGATTCTAATG gtGCTGGTGATAACGATGACACTGATCAGGACCAAAGCACAGAGACTGACTCATATG gtGATGACCACGATAGCACCACGCCTAATCAAGCTTCCTAG
- the stm gene encoding protein starmaker isoform X2 — translation MLSRALLLVSALALLAGVFAAPIDDGSDKDDDLNVDTSIDNRDTTDLDNTDDSPDNHSTSGIADSSKEQSVKDTPGDADTSADTTDSTESATEDDATTSDNNSKDSDVDSTSSSESSPTDVDDSAGKPSEESIASEDKSSSESDSKSQDVDEDGKDSSSESDSKDAEKDTNSVSKSHSADVNEKEKDSSESDSKATEDKTSSESHSQSQDDEKESSEVDSKDAADDDKPSSDLQSDSKDTEEDSSSLESDSKDSHSDTVSSLETDSKDKDSDISSSAESDSKGGDDAEDEHDDKSSKDSEDSDHDSATSSETESKDSVSSSESDSKGGDKDDDEITETDSAETEKLDAVDDSDSDSNGAGDNDDTDQDQSTETDSYGDDHDSTTPNQAS, via the exons ATGTTATCCCG AGCTCTGTTGCTTGTTTCTGCTTTGGCATTGTTGGCGGGAGTTTTTGCTGCACCAATAGACG ATGGATCAGACAAAGATG ATGATTTGAATGTTGACACCTCCATTGATAACAGAGACACTACAG atctGGATAATACTGACGATTCCCCTGATAATCATA GTACCAGTGGCATTGCTGATTCTTCCAAAGAACAGAGCGTAAAGG ATACCCCTGGTGATGCTGACACCTCCGCTGACACCACAGACTCCACCG aatCTGCTACCGAGGATGATGCTACCACTTCTGATAATAATTCTAAAG attCTGACGTCGACAGTACCAGCAGCTCAGAGAGCAGTCCCACTG atgttGATGACAGTGCAGGTAAACCCAGTGAGGAAAGCATAG CTTCAGAAGATAAGTCCTCTTCAGAGTCAGACTCAAAATCGCAGG atGTTGATGAGGATGGAAAAGACTCCTCTTCTGAGAGTGATTCCAAAG aTGCTGAGAAAGACACCAATTCTGTTTCAAAGAGCCATTCCGCAG ATGTCAATGAGAAAGAAAAAGACTCTTCTGAAAGTGATTCTAAAG CTACAGAAGATAAGACCTCTTCAGAGTCACACTCCCAATCTCAGG atgatGAGAAGGAGTCTTCTGAAGTTGATTCCAAGG atGCTGCTGATGATGACAAGCCTTCCTCAGATTTACAGTCTGATTCGAAGG aTACAGAAGAAGATTCAAGCTCTTTAGAATCGGACTCAAAGG attcaCACAGCGATACTGTAAGCAGCTTAGAGACAGATTCGAAAG ATAAGGACAGTGATATCTCCAGCAGTGCGGAGAGTGATTCCAAAG GTGGGGATGATGCTGAAGACGAACACGATGATAAATCCTCTAAAGATTCTGAAG aCTCAGACCATGATAGTGCAACCAGCTCTGAGACCGAGTCCAAAG ACAGTGTCAGCAGCTCAGAGAGTGATTCTAAAG GTGGTGACAAAGATGATGATGAAATAACCGAGACTGATTCTGCAG AAACAGAGAAGTTAGATGCTGTTGATGATAGTGACTCTGATTCTAATG gtGCTGGTGATAACGATGACACTGATCAGGACCAAAGCACAGAGACTGACTCATATG gtGATGACCACGATAGCACCACGCCTAATCAAGCTTCCTAG
- the stm gene encoding protein starmaker isoform X4, producing MLSRALLLVSALALLAGVFAAPIDDGSDKDDDLNVDTSIDNRDTTDLDNTDDSPDNHSTSGIADSSKEQSVKDTPGDADTSADTTDSTESATEDDATTSDNNSKDSDVDSTSSSESSPTDVDDSAGKPSEESIASEDKSSSESDSKSQDVDEDGKDSSSESDSKDAEKDTNSVSKSHSADVNEKEKDSSESDSKATEDKTSSESHSQSQDDEKESSEVDSKDAADDDKPSSDLQSDSKDTEEDSSSLESDSKDKDSDISSSAESDSKGGDDAEDEHDDKSSKDSEDSDHDSATSSETESKDSDSVSSSESDSKGGDKDDDEITETDSAETEKLDAVDDSDSDSNGAGDNDDTDQDQSTETDSYGDDHDSTTPNQAS from the exons ATGTTATCCCG AGCTCTGTTGCTTGTTTCTGCTTTGGCATTGTTGGCGGGAGTTTTTGCTGCACCAATAGACG ATGGATCAGACAAAGATG ATGATTTGAATGTTGACACCTCCATTGATAACAGAGACACTACAG atctGGATAATACTGACGATTCCCCTGATAATCATA GTACCAGTGGCATTGCTGATTCTTCCAAAGAACAGAGCGTAAAGG ATACCCCTGGTGATGCTGACACCTCCGCTGACACCACAGACTCCACCG aatCTGCTACCGAGGATGATGCTACCACTTCTGATAATAATTCTAAAG attCTGACGTCGACAGTACCAGCAGCTCAGAGAGCAGTCCCACTG atgttGATGACAGTGCAGGTAAACCCAGTGAGGAAAGCATAG CTTCAGAAGATAAGTCCTCTTCAGAGTCAGACTCAAAATCGCAGG atGTTGATGAGGATGGAAAAGACTCCTCTTCTGAGAGTGATTCCAAAG aTGCTGAGAAAGACACCAATTCTGTTTCAAAGAGCCATTCCGCAG ATGTCAATGAGAAAGAAAAAGACTCTTCTGAAAGTGATTCTAAAG CTACAGAAGATAAGACCTCTTCAGAGTCACACTCCCAATCTCAGG atgatGAGAAGGAGTCTTCTGAAGTTGATTCCAAGG atGCTGCTGATGATGACAAGCCTTCCTCAGATTTACAGTCTGATTCGAAGG aTACAGAAGAAGATTCAAGCTCTTTAGAATCGGACTCAAAGG ATAAGGACAGTGATATCTCCAGCAGTGCGGAGAGTGATTCCAAAG GTGGGGATGATGCTGAAGACGAACACGATGATAAATCCTCTAAAGATTCTGAAG aCTCAGACCATGATAGTGCAACCAGCTCTGAGACCGAGTCCAAAG attCAGACAGTGTCAGCAGCTCAGAGAGTGATTCTAAAG GTGGTGACAAAGATGATGATGAAATAACCGAGACTGATTCTGCAG AAACAGAGAAGTTAGATGCTGTTGATGATAGTGACTCTGATTCTAATG gtGCTGGTGATAACGATGACACTGATCAGGACCAAAGCACAGAGACTGACTCATATG gtGATGACCACGATAGCACCACGCCTAATCAAGCTTCCTAG
- the stm gene encoding protein starmaker isoform X1, translating to MLSRALLLVSALALLAGVFAAPIDDGSDKDDDLNVDTSIDNRDTTDLDNTDDSPDNHSTSGIADSSKEQSVKDTPGDADTSADTTDSTESATEDDATTSDNNSKDSDVDSTSSSESSPTDVDDSAGKPSEESIASEDKSSSESDSKSQDVDEDGKDSSSESDSKDAEKDTNSVSKSHSADVNEKEKDSSESDSKATEDKTSSESHSQSQDDEKESSEVDSKDAADDDKPSSDLQSDSKDTEEDSSSLESDSKDSHSDTVSSLETDSKDKDSDISSSAESDSKGGDDAEDEHDDKSSKDSEDSDHDSATSSETESKDSDSVSSSESDSKGGDKDDDEITETDSAETEKLDAVDDSDSDSNGAGDNDDTDQDQSTETDSYGDDHDSTTPNQAS from the exons ATGTTATCCCG AGCTCTGTTGCTTGTTTCTGCTTTGGCATTGTTGGCGGGAGTTTTTGCTGCACCAATAGACG ATGGATCAGACAAAGATG ATGATTTGAATGTTGACACCTCCATTGATAACAGAGACACTACAG atctGGATAATACTGACGATTCCCCTGATAATCATA GTACCAGTGGCATTGCTGATTCTTCCAAAGAACAGAGCGTAAAGG ATACCCCTGGTGATGCTGACACCTCCGCTGACACCACAGACTCCACCG aatCTGCTACCGAGGATGATGCTACCACTTCTGATAATAATTCTAAAG attCTGACGTCGACAGTACCAGCAGCTCAGAGAGCAGTCCCACTG atgttGATGACAGTGCAGGTAAACCCAGTGAGGAAAGCATAG CTTCAGAAGATAAGTCCTCTTCAGAGTCAGACTCAAAATCGCAGG atGTTGATGAGGATGGAAAAGACTCCTCTTCTGAGAGTGATTCCAAAG aTGCTGAGAAAGACACCAATTCTGTTTCAAAGAGCCATTCCGCAG ATGTCAATGAGAAAGAAAAAGACTCTTCTGAAAGTGATTCTAAAG CTACAGAAGATAAGACCTCTTCAGAGTCACACTCCCAATCTCAGG atgatGAGAAGGAGTCTTCTGAAGTTGATTCCAAGG atGCTGCTGATGATGACAAGCCTTCCTCAGATTTACAGTCTGATTCGAAGG aTACAGAAGAAGATTCAAGCTCTTTAGAATCGGACTCAAAGG attcaCACAGCGATACTGTAAGCAGCTTAGAGACAGATTCGAAAG ATAAGGACAGTGATATCTCCAGCAGTGCGGAGAGTGATTCCAAAG GTGGGGATGATGCTGAAGACGAACACGATGATAAATCCTCTAAAGATTCTGAAG aCTCAGACCATGATAGTGCAACCAGCTCTGAGACCGAGTCCAAAG attCAGACAGTGTCAGCAGCTCAGAGAGTGATTCTAAAG GTGGTGACAAAGATGATGATGAAATAACCGAGACTGATTCTGCAG AAACAGAGAAGTTAGATGCTGTTGATGATAGTGACTCTGATTCTAATG gtGCTGGTGATAACGATGACACTGATCAGGACCAAAGCACAGAGACTGACTCATATG gtGATGACCACGATAGCACCACGCCTAATCAAGCTTCCTAG
- the stm gene encoding protein starmaker isoform X3, which produces MLSRALLLVSALALLAGVFAAPIDDGSDKDDDLNVDTSIDNRDTTDLDNTDDSPDNHSTSGIADSSKEQSVKDTPGDADTSADTTDSTESATEDDATTSDNNSKDSDVDSTSSSESSPTASEDKSSSESDSKSQDVDEDGKDSSSESDSKDAEKDTNSVSKSHSADVNEKEKDSSESDSKATEDKTSSESHSQSQDDEKESSEVDSKDAADDDKPSSDLQSDSKDTEEDSSSLESDSKDSHSDTVSSLETDSKDKDSDISSSAESDSKGGDDAEDEHDDKSSKDSEDSDHDSATSSETESKDSDSVSSSESDSKGGDKDDDEITETDSAETEKLDAVDDSDSDSNGAGDNDDTDQDQSTETDSYGDDHDSTTPNQAS; this is translated from the exons ATGTTATCCCG AGCTCTGTTGCTTGTTTCTGCTTTGGCATTGTTGGCGGGAGTTTTTGCTGCACCAATAGACG ATGGATCAGACAAAGATG ATGATTTGAATGTTGACACCTCCATTGATAACAGAGACACTACAG atctGGATAATACTGACGATTCCCCTGATAATCATA GTACCAGTGGCATTGCTGATTCTTCCAAAGAACAGAGCGTAAAGG ATACCCCTGGTGATGCTGACACCTCCGCTGACACCACAGACTCCACCG aatCTGCTACCGAGGATGATGCTACCACTTCTGATAATAATTCTAAAG attCTGACGTCGACAGTACCAGCAGCTCAGAGAGCAGTCCCACTG CTTCAGAAGATAAGTCCTCTTCAGAGTCAGACTCAAAATCGCAGG atGTTGATGAGGATGGAAAAGACTCCTCTTCTGAGAGTGATTCCAAAG aTGCTGAGAAAGACACCAATTCTGTTTCAAAGAGCCATTCCGCAG ATGTCAATGAGAAAGAAAAAGACTCTTCTGAAAGTGATTCTAAAG CTACAGAAGATAAGACCTCTTCAGAGTCACACTCCCAATCTCAGG atgatGAGAAGGAGTCTTCTGAAGTTGATTCCAAGG atGCTGCTGATGATGACAAGCCTTCCTCAGATTTACAGTCTGATTCGAAGG aTACAGAAGAAGATTCAAGCTCTTTAGAATCGGACTCAAAGG attcaCACAGCGATACTGTAAGCAGCTTAGAGACAGATTCGAAAG ATAAGGACAGTGATATCTCCAGCAGTGCGGAGAGTGATTCCAAAG GTGGGGATGATGCTGAAGACGAACACGATGATAAATCCTCTAAAGATTCTGAAG aCTCAGACCATGATAGTGCAACCAGCTCTGAGACCGAGTCCAAAG attCAGACAGTGTCAGCAGCTCAGAGAGTGATTCTAAAG GTGGTGACAAAGATGATGATGAAATAACCGAGACTGATTCTGCAG AAACAGAGAAGTTAGATGCTGTTGATGATAGTGACTCTGATTCTAATG gtGCTGGTGATAACGATGACACTGATCAGGACCAAAGCACAGAGACTGACTCATATG gtGATGACCACGATAGCACCACGCCTAATCAAGCTTCCTAG
- the stm gene encoding protein starmaker isoform X6, with translation MLSRALLLVSALALLAGVFAAPIDDGSDKDDDLNVDTSIDNRDTTDLDNTDDSPDNHSTSGIADSSKEQSVKDTPGDADTSADTTDSTESATEDDATTSDNNSKDSDVDSTSSSESSPTDVDDSAGKPSEESIASEDKSSSESDSKSQDVDEDGKDSSSESDSKDAEKDTNSVSKSHSADVNEKEKDSSESDSKATEDKTSSESHSQSQDDEKESSEVDSKDAADDDKPSSDLQSDSKDTEEDSSSLESDSKDSHSDTVSSLETDSKDKDSDISSSAESDSKGGDDAEDEHDDKSSKDSEDSDHDSATSSETESKDSDSVSSSESDSKGGDKDDDEITETDSAGAGDNDDTDQDQSTETDSYGDDHDSTTPNQAS, from the exons ATGTTATCCCG AGCTCTGTTGCTTGTTTCTGCTTTGGCATTGTTGGCGGGAGTTTTTGCTGCACCAATAGACG ATGGATCAGACAAAGATG ATGATTTGAATGTTGACACCTCCATTGATAACAGAGACACTACAG atctGGATAATACTGACGATTCCCCTGATAATCATA GTACCAGTGGCATTGCTGATTCTTCCAAAGAACAGAGCGTAAAGG ATACCCCTGGTGATGCTGACACCTCCGCTGACACCACAGACTCCACCG aatCTGCTACCGAGGATGATGCTACCACTTCTGATAATAATTCTAAAG attCTGACGTCGACAGTACCAGCAGCTCAGAGAGCAGTCCCACTG atgttGATGACAGTGCAGGTAAACCCAGTGAGGAAAGCATAG CTTCAGAAGATAAGTCCTCTTCAGAGTCAGACTCAAAATCGCAGG atGTTGATGAGGATGGAAAAGACTCCTCTTCTGAGAGTGATTCCAAAG aTGCTGAGAAAGACACCAATTCTGTTTCAAAGAGCCATTCCGCAG ATGTCAATGAGAAAGAAAAAGACTCTTCTGAAAGTGATTCTAAAG CTACAGAAGATAAGACCTCTTCAGAGTCACACTCCCAATCTCAGG atgatGAGAAGGAGTCTTCTGAAGTTGATTCCAAGG atGCTGCTGATGATGACAAGCCTTCCTCAGATTTACAGTCTGATTCGAAGG aTACAGAAGAAGATTCAAGCTCTTTAGAATCGGACTCAAAGG attcaCACAGCGATACTGTAAGCAGCTTAGAGACAGATTCGAAAG ATAAGGACAGTGATATCTCCAGCAGTGCGGAGAGTGATTCCAAAG GTGGGGATGATGCTGAAGACGAACACGATGATAAATCCTCTAAAGATTCTGAAG aCTCAGACCATGATAGTGCAACCAGCTCTGAGACCGAGTCCAAAG attCAGACAGTGTCAGCAGCTCAGAGAGTGATTCTAAAG GTGGTGACAAAGATGATGATGAAATAACCGAGACTGATTCTGCAG gtGCTGGTGATAACGATGACACTGATCAGGACCAAAGCACAGAGACTGACTCATATG gtGATGACCACGATAGCACCACGCCTAATCAAGCTTCCTAG
- the stm gene encoding protein starmaker isoform X7 translates to MLSRALLLVSALALLAGVFAAPIDDGSDKDDDLNVDTSIDNRDTTDLDNTDDSPDNHSTSGIADSSKEQSVKDTPGDADTSADTTDSTESATEDDATTSDNNSKDSDVDSTSSSESSPTDVDDSAGKPSEESIASEDKSSSESDSKSQDVDEDGKDSSSESDSKDAEKDTNSVSKSHSADVNEKEKDSSESDSKATEDKTSSESHSQSQDDEKESSEVDSKDTEEDSSSLESDSKDSHSDTVSSLETDSKDKDSDISSSAESDSKGGDDAEDEHDDKSSKDSEDSDHDSATSSETESKDSDSVSSSESDSKGGDKDDDEITETDSAETEKLDAVDDSDSDSNGAGDNDDTDQDQSTETDSYGDDHDSTTPNQAS, encoded by the exons ATGTTATCCCG AGCTCTGTTGCTTGTTTCTGCTTTGGCATTGTTGGCGGGAGTTTTTGCTGCACCAATAGACG ATGGATCAGACAAAGATG ATGATTTGAATGTTGACACCTCCATTGATAACAGAGACACTACAG atctGGATAATACTGACGATTCCCCTGATAATCATA GTACCAGTGGCATTGCTGATTCTTCCAAAGAACAGAGCGTAAAGG ATACCCCTGGTGATGCTGACACCTCCGCTGACACCACAGACTCCACCG aatCTGCTACCGAGGATGATGCTACCACTTCTGATAATAATTCTAAAG attCTGACGTCGACAGTACCAGCAGCTCAGAGAGCAGTCCCACTG atgttGATGACAGTGCAGGTAAACCCAGTGAGGAAAGCATAG CTTCAGAAGATAAGTCCTCTTCAGAGTCAGACTCAAAATCGCAGG atGTTGATGAGGATGGAAAAGACTCCTCTTCTGAGAGTGATTCCAAAG aTGCTGAGAAAGACACCAATTCTGTTTCAAAGAGCCATTCCGCAG ATGTCAATGAGAAAGAAAAAGACTCTTCTGAAAGTGATTCTAAAG CTACAGAAGATAAGACCTCTTCAGAGTCACACTCCCAATCTCAGG atgatGAGAAGGAGTCTTCTGAAGTTGATTCCAAGG aTACAGAAGAAGATTCAAGCTCTTTAGAATCGGACTCAAAGG attcaCACAGCGATACTGTAAGCAGCTTAGAGACAGATTCGAAAG ATAAGGACAGTGATATCTCCAGCAGTGCGGAGAGTGATTCCAAAG GTGGGGATGATGCTGAAGACGAACACGATGATAAATCCTCTAAAGATTCTGAAG aCTCAGACCATGATAGTGCAACCAGCTCTGAGACCGAGTCCAAAG attCAGACAGTGTCAGCAGCTCAGAGAGTGATTCTAAAG GTGGTGACAAAGATGATGATGAAATAACCGAGACTGATTCTGCAG AAACAGAGAAGTTAGATGCTGTTGATGATAGTGACTCTGATTCTAATG gtGCTGGTGATAACGATGACACTGATCAGGACCAAAGCACAGAGACTGACTCATATG gtGATGACCACGATAGCACCACGCCTAATCAAGCTTCCTAG
- the stm gene encoding protein starmaker isoform X5: MLSRALLLVSALALLAGVFAAPIDDGSDKDDDLNVDTSIDNRDTTDLDNTDDSPDNHSTSGIADSSKEQSVKDTPGDADTSADTTDSTESATEDDATTSDNNSKDSDVDSTSSSESSPTDVDDSAGKPSEESIASEDKSSSESDSKSQDVDEDGKDSSSESDSKDAEKDTNSVSKSHSADVNEKEKDSSESDSKATEDKTSSESHSQSQDDEKESSEVDSKDAADDDKPSSDLQSDSKDTEEDSSSLESDSKDSHSDTVSSLETDSKDKDSDISSSAESDSKGGDDAEDEHDDKSSKDSEDSDSVSSSESDSKGGDKDDDEITETDSAETEKLDAVDDSDSDSNGAGDNDDTDQDQSTETDSYGDDHDSTTPNQAS; this comes from the exons ATGTTATCCCG AGCTCTGTTGCTTGTTTCTGCTTTGGCATTGTTGGCGGGAGTTTTTGCTGCACCAATAGACG ATGGATCAGACAAAGATG ATGATTTGAATGTTGACACCTCCATTGATAACAGAGACACTACAG atctGGATAATACTGACGATTCCCCTGATAATCATA GTACCAGTGGCATTGCTGATTCTTCCAAAGAACAGAGCGTAAAGG ATACCCCTGGTGATGCTGACACCTCCGCTGACACCACAGACTCCACCG aatCTGCTACCGAGGATGATGCTACCACTTCTGATAATAATTCTAAAG attCTGACGTCGACAGTACCAGCAGCTCAGAGAGCAGTCCCACTG atgttGATGACAGTGCAGGTAAACCCAGTGAGGAAAGCATAG CTTCAGAAGATAAGTCCTCTTCAGAGTCAGACTCAAAATCGCAGG atGTTGATGAGGATGGAAAAGACTCCTCTTCTGAGAGTGATTCCAAAG aTGCTGAGAAAGACACCAATTCTGTTTCAAAGAGCCATTCCGCAG ATGTCAATGAGAAAGAAAAAGACTCTTCTGAAAGTGATTCTAAAG CTACAGAAGATAAGACCTCTTCAGAGTCACACTCCCAATCTCAGG atgatGAGAAGGAGTCTTCTGAAGTTGATTCCAAGG atGCTGCTGATGATGACAAGCCTTCCTCAGATTTACAGTCTGATTCGAAGG aTACAGAAGAAGATTCAAGCTCTTTAGAATCGGACTCAAAGG attcaCACAGCGATACTGTAAGCAGCTTAGAGACAGATTCGAAAG ATAAGGACAGTGATATCTCCAGCAGTGCGGAGAGTGATTCCAAAG GTGGGGATGATGCTGAAGACGAACACGATGATAAATCCTCTAAAGATTCTGAAG attCAGACAGTGTCAGCAGCTCAGAGAGTGATTCTAAAG GTGGTGACAAAGATGATGATGAAATAACCGAGACTGATTCTGCAG AAACAGAGAAGTTAGATGCTGTTGATGATAGTGACTCTGATTCTAATG gtGCTGGTGATAACGATGACACTGATCAGGACCAAAGCACAGAGACTGACTCATATG gtGATGACCACGATAGCACCACGCCTAATCAAGCTTCCTAG
- the stm gene encoding protein starmaker isoform X9 has translation MLSRALLLVSALALLAGVFAAPIDDGSDKDDDLNVDTSIDNRDTTDLDNTDDSPDNHSTSGIADSSKEQSVKDTPGDADTSADTTDSTESATEDDATTSDNNSKDSDVDSTSSSESSPTDVDDSAGKPSEESIASEDKSSSESDSKSQDVDEDGKDSSSESDSKDAEKDTNSVSKSHSADVNEKEKDSSESDSKATEDKTSSESHSQSQDDEKESSEVDSKDTEEDSSSLESDSKDKDSDISSSAESDSKGGDDAEDEHDDKSSKDSEDSDHDSATSSETESKDSDSVSSSESDSKGGDKDDDEITETDSAETEKLDAVDDSDSDSNGAGDNDDTDQDQSTETDSYGDDHDSTTPNQAS, from the exons ATGTTATCCCG AGCTCTGTTGCTTGTTTCTGCTTTGGCATTGTTGGCGGGAGTTTTTGCTGCACCAATAGACG ATGGATCAGACAAAGATG ATGATTTGAATGTTGACACCTCCATTGATAACAGAGACACTACAG atctGGATAATACTGACGATTCCCCTGATAATCATA GTACCAGTGGCATTGCTGATTCTTCCAAAGAACAGAGCGTAAAGG ATACCCCTGGTGATGCTGACACCTCCGCTGACACCACAGACTCCACCG aatCTGCTACCGAGGATGATGCTACCACTTCTGATAATAATTCTAAAG attCTGACGTCGACAGTACCAGCAGCTCAGAGAGCAGTCCCACTG atgttGATGACAGTGCAGGTAAACCCAGTGAGGAAAGCATAG CTTCAGAAGATAAGTCCTCTTCAGAGTCAGACTCAAAATCGCAGG atGTTGATGAGGATGGAAAAGACTCCTCTTCTGAGAGTGATTCCAAAG aTGCTGAGAAAGACACCAATTCTGTTTCAAAGAGCCATTCCGCAG ATGTCAATGAGAAAGAAAAAGACTCTTCTGAAAGTGATTCTAAAG CTACAGAAGATAAGACCTCTTCAGAGTCACACTCCCAATCTCAGG atgatGAGAAGGAGTCTTCTGAAGTTGATTCCAAGG aTACAGAAGAAGATTCAAGCTCTTTAGAATCGGACTCAAAGG ATAAGGACAGTGATATCTCCAGCAGTGCGGAGAGTGATTCCAAAG GTGGGGATGATGCTGAAGACGAACACGATGATAAATCCTCTAAAGATTCTGAAG aCTCAGACCATGATAGTGCAACCAGCTCTGAGACCGAGTCCAAAG attCAGACAGTGTCAGCAGCTCAGAGAGTGATTCTAAAG GTGGTGACAAAGATGATGATGAAATAACCGAGACTGATTCTGCAG AAACAGAGAAGTTAGATGCTGTTGATGATAGTGACTCTGATTCTAATG gtGCTGGTGATAACGATGACACTGATCAGGACCAAAGCACAGAGACTGACTCATATG gtGATGACCACGATAGCACCACGCCTAATCAAGCTTCCTAG